A DNA window from Ralstonia solanacearum K60 contains the following coding sequences:
- a CDS encoding transposase yields the protein MGRDTHKRAEPRGPDRVKNWAQYNAGLIARGDVTMWIDQSVLASSGVGVSKRGRPCVYPDAVIQMLLGLKQVFRLPLRALQGFAMSLRKLAFANLPEPNYTTLAWRNAAIEAIARSDRREWKKASGYHRRSLVENLMYRLKTLTGHSLWAREAGSQATEVAIRAGVLNRMAVLARPHSVRVA from the coding sequence ATGGGCAGGGACACACACAAGCGAGCCGAGCCCCGTGGCCCCGATCGGGTCAAGAACTGGGCGCAGTACAACGCTGGCCTGATTGCCAGGGGAGACGTCACGATGTGGATTGACCAAAGCGTGTTGGCGTCGTCCGGCGTGGGCGTATCCAAGCGCGGCCGGCCGTGCGTTTATCCGGATGCAGTCATCCAGATGCTGCTTGGTCTGAAGCAAGTGTTCCGCCTGCCGCTGCGCGCGCTGCAAGGCTTTGCCATGAGTCTGCGCAAGCTGGCCTTCGCAAACCTGCCGGAGCCGAACTACACAACCTTGGCATGGCGCAATGCCGCCATCGAGGCCATCGCAAGGAGTGACAGGCGTGAATGGAAGAAGGCCAGTGGCTACCACCGTCGCTCGCTGGTCGAGAACCTGATGTATCGGCTCAAAACGCTCACGGGCCATTCGCTGTGGGCGCGCGAGGCCGGCTCCCAGGCGACCGAGGTCGCCATCCGCGCTGGCGTGCTCAACCGCATGGCCGTGCTTGCCCGCCCGCATTCCGTCCGCGTCGCCTGA
- a CDS encoding cold-shock protein, giving the protein MATGTVKWFNETKGFGFITPDGGGADLFAHFSEIQGAGFKTLKDGQKVSFEVKQGPKGLQASGIKPE; this is encoded by the coding sequence ATGGCCACGGGTACTGTCAAATGGTTTAACGAAACCAAAGGCTTCGGCTTCATCACTCCGGACGGCGGCGGCGCAGATCTGTTCGCACACTTCTCGGAAATTCAGGGCGCAGGCTTCAAGACCCTGAAGGACGGCCAGAAGGTGTCCTTCGAAGTGAAGCAGGGCCCGAAGGGCCTGCAAGCCTCGGGCATCAAGCCGGAATAA
- a CDS encoding ParA family protein, translating into MSAKIVTVFNQKGGCGKTTVSMHIAGTLGVRGCKTLLVDMDEQGTATRWAAQAPEEKPFPASVIGLAPSGGAMHREVRKFVADYDYIVVDCPPAVHSPASSSALLISDIAIIPVVPSPPDLWAAVAAKALAQQAQVTNETLRVRVLANMVQRRVSLAKQAIEILGDDGDIPLMDSMIGSRSAFRECQAIGATVHGVPGAREAVNEIDIMVNEVLQLLQQEGQV; encoded by the coding sequence GTGAGCGCCAAGATCGTGACGGTATTCAATCAGAAGGGCGGGTGCGGCAAGACAACTGTCAGCATGCACATCGCCGGAACCCTGGGTGTGCGGGGCTGCAAGACTCTGCTCGTCGACATGGACGAGCAGGGGACGGCTACCCGTTGGGCCGCACAGGCGCCCGAGGAAAAACCATTTCCAGCCTCCGTCATCGGCCTGGCCCCATCCGGCGGGGCAATGCACCGTGAGGTACGGAAGTTCGTGGCGGACTACGACTACATCGTGGTGGATTGCCCCCCCGCGGTTCATTCGCCGGCATCTTCGAGCGCGTTGCTGATCTCGGACATTGCAATCATTCCAGTTGTTCCGTCGCCTCCGGATCTATGGGCAGCGGTTGCTGCCAAGGCGTTGGCTCAGCAGGCTCAGGTGACCAACGAAACGTTGCGCGTGCGTGTACTGGCCAACATGGTTCAGCGTCGTGTGTCATTGGCCAAGCAAGCAATCGAAATTCTTGGTGATGATGGTGATATTCCACTGATGGATTCCATGATTGGATCTCGCTCCGCGTTTCGGGAGTGTCAAGCCATTGGTGCGACCGTGCACGGGGTGCCGGGTGCCCGTGAGGCGGTCAATGAGATCGATATCATGGTCAATGAAGTGTTGCAGTTGTTGCAGCAGGAGGGACAGGTATGA
- a CDS encoding ParB/RepB/Spo0J family partition protein gives MSAKLKSLKDGMLAGIAAEKTKATPVDRFALAEQAITSHPRGLLGQPARPAFSAESQTVAPSERRVVRIPLGRLQENPLNARRIYDPQIVQERAASIATHGQQTPGLAASDPAKPGWYVLIDGHYRKRALAAAGKAEMECFIEDGLSDIDFYRLSFVLNEQRSGQSALDNAIAWRQLLDDGKVKKEEDICEITGVSAGTVNKTLALLKLPESVLDVMKERPTGIGIATGYELTLYFKSAGEDKTRELVHRVLEEGLSSRDVEQIRKVAQEGRTRKVKEVSRQYKIRNDHGDLLGTIKEWDSGRVMLDVKLDDRAARESLVEALKSRFGLDIALL, from the coding sequence ATGAGCGCTAAGCTGAAATCGCTCAAGGACGGAATGTTGGCAGGCATTGCCGCCGAAAAGACAAAGGCGACGCCAGTTGACCGGTTTGCGTTGGCCGAACAAGCCATCACCTCGCATCCGCGAGGTTTGCTCGGACAGCCCGCTCGTCCCGCTTTCAGCGCTGAAAGTCAGACTGTGGCGCCGTCGGAGCGGCGGGTTGTCAGGATTCCGCTCGGCAGACTGCAGGAGAATCCGCTCAATGCACGGCGAATTTATGATCCGCAGATCGTCCAGGAGCGTGCCGCATCGATTGCAACCCACGGCCAGCAAACGCCGGGTCTAGCGGCGTCGGATCCCGCCAAGCCCGGTTGGTATGTGCTTATTGATGGCCATTACCGCAAGCGTGCCCTGGCGGCTGCGGGCAAAGCCGAGATGGAATGTTTCATCGAGGATGGCCTGTCCGACATCGACTTCTATCGATTGTCGTTTGTCCTGAACGAGCAGCGCTCAGGTCAATCTGCGCTTGACAACGCGATCGCCTGGCGCCAGCTTTTAGATGATGGAAAAGTAAAAAAAGAAGAAGATATTTGCGAGATCACGGGTGTTTCAGCGGGTACCGTCAACAAGACGCTTGCGTTGTTGAAGCTGCCGGAGAGCGTGCTCGACGTGATGAAGGAGCGTCCGACCGGCATCGGCATCGCGACGGGTTACGAACTGACGCTGTATTTCAAGAGCGCAGGCGAAGACAAGACCCGTGAGCTGGTCCATCGTGTGTTGGAAGAGGGGTTGTCCAGCCGCGACGTCGAGCAGATCCGCAAAGTGGCGCAGGAAGGGCGTACGCGCAAGGTCAAAGAAGTCAGCCGCCAATACAAGATCCGCAACGACCACGGCGACTTGCTGGGAACCATCAAGGAATGGGATTCCGGCCGCGTCATGCTGGACGTCAAGCTGGACGACCGGGCGGCGCGTGAATCCCTGGTGGAAGCGCTGAAAAGCCGCTTCGGCCTAGATATAGCTCTGCTGTAG
- a CDS encoding DNA-binding protein, translating to MARPSQQFSDEQLRQITEAIRQLDVAFPHDNGVFLDEVIDAVLQITRRVYGARRYGNWLVDAGISRRPSNTTLQKAVDRARGRVEGGAVALTDRVEPWPISWVPAETGTRTERSVRATRDLVASRAIGSPGAGAEWMEARIRADVAERALEHEVARNRQLQAAVVDLERRLGEALVSAPIAAPGLTGETLQRLQQTFETVSRLEGAADALAGTERFLRLQNDAVRQQTQNEAEQLRQRIRALEAEAVQLRTQLEAYRRAPERSAPVSRGWVKPSP from the coding sequence ATGGCACGTCCTTCCCAACAGTTCTCCGACGAACAGCTGCGGCAGATCACGGAGGCCATCCGTCAGCTCGATGTTGCGTTTCCGCACGACAACGGAGTCTTCCTGGACGAGGTGATCGATGCCGTCCTGCAGATCACCCGTCGTGTCTATGGCGCCCGCCGCTATGGGAACTGGCTGGTGGATGCAGGTATCAGCCGTCGGCCGAGCAACACCACGCTGCAAAAGGCGGTGGATCGCGCCCGCGGGCGGGTAGAAGGCGGGGCCGTTGCTCTGACGGATAGGGTCGAGCCTTGGCCGATCTCTTGGGTGCCCGCAGAAACGGGTACGCGTACTGAACGGTCCGTGCGTGCTACGCGCGATCTGGTCGCGTCCCGTGCCATCGGATCGCCGGGAGCAGGCGCGGAATGGATGGAGGCTCGCATCCGCGCCGATGTCGCCGAACGCGCTCTCGAACACGAGGTGGCGCGCAACCGGCAGCTGCAGGCTGCCGTGGTGGATCTGGAGCGCAGGCTGGGCGAGGCCTTGGTGTCCGCGCCGATTGCAGCGCCCGGTTTGACCGGAGAAACGCTGCAGCGCTTGCAGCAAACCTTCGAGACGGTCTCCCGCCTGGAAGGGGCCGCCGATGCGTTGGCGGGCACCGAGCGCTTTCTGCGGCTGCAGAACGATGCCGTCCGCCAGCAGACGCAGAACGAGGCCGAGCAGTTGCGTCAGCGCATTCGCGCGCTGGAGGCAGAAGCGGTGCAGCTGCGTACCCAGTTGGAGGCCTATCGGCGAGCGCCGGAGCGGAGTGCACCGGTGTCGCGCGGGTGGGTGAAGCCGTCGCCGTAG
- the galU gene encoding UTP--glucose-1-phosphate uridylyltransferase GalU translates to MNEKITKAVFPVAGLGTRFLPATKASPKEMLPIVDKPLIQYAVEEAAAAGITEMIFITGRAKRAIEDHFDKAYELESELAAKNKHALLEMVQSIKPAGVECFYVRQPETLGLGHAVLCAQKLVRDEPFAVILADDLLDHEPPVMRQMTELYDHYRCSIVGVETIAPQASRSYGVVAGREWDDRLIKLDGIVEKPAPDQAPSNLGVVGRYILTPRIFEHLRHLAPGAGGELQLTDAIQSLMAEEQILAYRYRGQRFDCGSKFGYLQATVELALRHPEVGVEFEAYLRARMGLPRALPAAMEAPVSTVTPVCQEASLGVAA, encoded by the coding sequence ATGAACGAGAAGATCACCAAGGCCGTGTTTCCCGTGGCGGGACTCGGCACGCGTTTTTTGCCCGCCACGAAAGCCAGCCCGAAGGAAATGCTGCCCATCGTGGACAAGCCGCTGATCCAGTACGCAGTCGAGGAAGCCGCCGCGGCAGGCATAACTGAGATGATCTTCATCACCGGTCGCGCCAAACGCGCGATCGAAGACCATTTCGACAAGGCCTACGAACTGGAATCGGAACTGGCCGCGAAGAACAAGCACGCGCTGCTCGAGATGGTCCAGTCCATCAAGCCGGCTGGTGTCGAATGCTTCTATGTGCGCCAACCGGAGACGCTGGGCTTGGGTCACGCTGTGCTGTGCGCGCAGAAACTGGTACGCGACGAACCCTTCGCCGTGATCCTGGCAGACGATCTGCTGGACCATGAGCCACCGGTCATGCGGCAGATGACGGAACTCTACGATCATTACCGCTGCTCGATCGTCGGCGTGGAGACCATCGCGCCACAGGCGTCGCGTTCGTACGGCGTGGTGGCGGGGCGCGAATGGGACGATCGGCTGATCAAGCTGGATGGCATCGTCGAAAAGCCGGCGCCGGACCAGGCACCATCCAATCTCGGGGTGGTCGGCCGCTACATCCTGACGCCGCGTATCTTCGAGCATCTGCGGCATCTCGCGCCCGGCGCGGGCGGCGAGCTTCAACTGACGGATGCGATCCAGAGCTTGATGGCCGAGGAGCAGATCTTGGCGTACCGCTACCGCGGGCAGCGCTTCGATTGCGGCAGCAAGTTCGGCTATCTGCAGGCCACCGTCGAGTTGGCACTGCGTCATCCGGAGGTCGGCGTGGAATTCGAGGCGTATCTGCGCGCGCGGATGGGCCTGCCGCGTGCGCTGCCTGCTGCAATGGAGGCGCCTGTCAGCACTGTCACTCCGGTTTGCCAGGAGGCGTCGCTGGGGGTGGCCGCCTGA
- a CDS encoding MFS transporter produces MHQPQATVVAGAHVPAHETIQERSAHDVSRRLRSIFSGSVGNLVEWYDWYVYSAFALYFAKSFFPKGDQTAQLLNTAAVFAVGFLARPVGGWLMGIYADRHGRKRALLVSVVLMCMGSLIIALTPSYATIGVAAPTLLVLARLLQGLSVGGEYGTSATYLSEVATRESRGFYSSFQYVTLIAGQLVALALLIVLQQFVLSPAQLEAWGWRIPFFIGALCALIAMRLRSSMEETQSFTSTTMDKKKRGSMRELARHPRAVATVVGLTLGGTVAFYTYSIYMQKFLANTVGLSKDQATLVSGATLLLFALLQPIVGGLSDRVGRRPILIAFGILGTLFTVPIMTGISQTSNPWTAFFLIMAALVIVSGYTSINAVVKAELFPTEVRALGVGLPYALTVSIFGGTAEYIALWLKQAGHEPWFYWYVTGSIFLSLMVYVFMRDTRAHSRIEH; encoded by the coding sequence ATGCATCAGCCCCAGGCCACGGTGGTCGCGGGTGCGCACGTTCCTGCGCACGAAACTATCCAAGAAAGAAGCGCCCATGACGTCAGCAGGCGTTTGCGCTCCATCTTTTCCGGTTCGGTCGGCAATCTCGTCGAGTGGTACGACTGGTACGTGTACTCGGCGTTTGCGCTGTACTTCGCCAAATCCTTCTTTCCCAAGGGCGACCAGACCGCCCAACTGCTCAATACGGCGGCCGTGTTCGCGGTCGGCTTCCTGGCGCGTCCGGTGGGCGGCTGGCTGATGGGCATCTACGCCGACCGCCATGGGCGCAAGCGTGCGCTGCTGGTGTCGGTCGTGCTGATGTGCATGGGTTCGCTGATCATTGCGCTCACGCCGAGCTATGCCACCATCGGTGTCGCGGCGCCGACGCTGCTGGTGCTGGCGCGCCTGCTGCAAGGGCTGTCGGTCGGCGGCGAGTATGGCACCTCGGCCACTTACCTGAGCGAGGTCGCCACCCGCGAAAGCCGCGGCTTCTATTCGAGCTTCCAGTACGTCACGCTGATCGCCGGGCAACTGGTCGCGCTGGCGCTGCTGATCGTGCTGCAGCAGTTCGTGCTGTCGCCCGCGCAACTGGAGGCATGGGGCTGGCGCATTCCGTTCTTCATCGGCGCACTGTGCGCGCTGATTGCGATGCGGCTGCGTTCGTCCATGGAGGAAACGCAGTCCTTCACGTCGACCACGATGGACAAAAAAAAGCGCGGTTCGATGCGCGAGCTGGCCAGGCACCCGCGCGCCGTTGCCACGGTGGTGGGCCTGACGCTGGGCGGCACGGTCGCGTTCTACACGTACTCGATCTACATGCAGAAGTTCCTCGCCAATACGGTGGGCTTGTCGAAGGATCAGGCGACACTGGTGTCGGGCGCGACGCTGCTGCTGTTCGCGCTCCTGCAGCCGATCGTGGGCGGCCTGTCGGACCGTGTGGGCCGTCGTCCGATCCTGATCGCGTTCGGCATACTGGGTACGCTGTTCACGGTGCCCATCATGACGGGTATCAGCCAGACCTCGAATCCGTGGACGGCGTTCTTCCTGATCATGGCGGCGCTGGTGATCGTCTCGGGCTACACGTCGATCAATGCGGTGGTGAAGGCGGAGCTGTTCCCGACGGAAGTGCGCGCACTGGGCGTGGGCCTGCCGTATGCGCTGACGGTGTCGATCTTCGGCGGCACCGCCGAGTACATTGCGCTGTGGCTCAAGCAGGCCGGCCACGAGCCGTGGTTCTACTGGTACGTGACGGGCTCGATTTTCCTGTCGCTGATGGTGTATGTGTTCATGCGCGATACGCGTGCGCACTCGCGCATCGAGCATTGA
- a CDS encoding sensor histidine kinase: MLIADGHADPAHVALGNGRRLAAALAMVACCAAAGWGAYALALQHYVAARAEEAGRRTTFYAQNLRGTLARYESLPRLAALEHVLHVVLTAPHHRDAVLRSAANAYLKEVQIAADLTAVYLMDATGQTLAASNWDQPTSFIGRNYAFRPYFVDAMREGLGRFYGVGNTTGETGYFLAAPVREGNQPIGAVAVKINLDSFEATLARSGDTVLLVDRHGVIFLSSVPEWKYRTIGTLNAAQHVALDATRQYVPHTLAPLDVRAGGVPFSADRAPQTLRVALPGRSVSTLRVQYRPIGLLGWQVAVLIDPRAEQRTALVAGASAAFAMALAFAVFVALRLRARRHEEQRSARAVLREVQRDLEARIAQRTVELTSANAALASKVEALDATQRILRETRDAAVQAGKLAVLGQMAAGITHELNQPLTALTTLSDNANQLAERGRIDEVRGNLAHIGQLAHRMGRIVSHIKGFARKGDAARAAVPVEEAIRQALMLVDSRRRQAGVPVAVGRVPPGVAVWANAVRLEQVLVNLIRNAIDATAEVPQPEAAGVQVTVDVGDALVRITVRDAGPGIAPQVLPHLFEPFFTTKADGQGLGLGLAISLAIVEDFGGRLEGRNADDGAGGAAFAIELERVVEPHV, from the coding sequence ATGCTGATCGCTGACGGCCATGCCGATCCCGCCCACGTTGCGCTTGGCAACGGGCGGCGGCTGGCCGCTGCGCTGGCGATGGTGGCCTGCTGCGCGGCGGCGGGGTGGGGCGCTTATGCGCTCGCCCTGCAGCACTATGTGGCCGCGCGCGCCGAAGAGGCCGGTCGGCGCACCACGTTCTACGCCCAGAACCTGCGCGGCACGCTGGCGCGCTATGAGTCGCTGCCGCGGCTGGCCGCGCTCGAGCATGTGCTGCATGTCGTGCTGACGGCGCCCCATCATCGCGATGCCGTGCTGCGCAGTGCCGCCAATGCCTACCTGAAGGAAGTCCAGATCGCCGCCGACCTGACCGCCGTCTACCTGATGGACGCGACCGGCCAGACCCTCGCGGCGAGCAACTGGGATCAGCCTACCTCTTTCATCGGGCGGAACTATGCTTTTCGCCCGTACTTTGTCGACGCCATGCGCGAGGGGCTCGGCCGTTTCTACGGCGTGGGCAACACGACCGGCGAGACCGGCTACTTCCTCGCCGCGCCTGTGCGCGAGGGCAACCAGCCCATCGGTGCGGTGGCGGTCAAGATCAACCTGGATTCGTTCGAGGCGACGCTGGCGCGCAGCGGCGATACCGTGCTGCTGGTCGATCGCCATGGCGTGATTTTCCTGTCGTCGGTGCCCGAATGGAAATACCGCACGATCGGCACGCTGAACGCGGCGCAGCACGTTGCGCTGGATGCGACGCGGCAGTATGTGCCGCACACGCTGGCGCCGCTCGATGTGCGGGCGGGGGGCGTACCCTTTTCTGCGGACCGGGCGCCGCAGACGCTCCGCGTGGCGCTGCCCGGCCGCTCGGTGTCGACGCTGCGGGTGCAGTACCGGCCGATCGGCCTGCTCGGCTGGCAGGTCGCGGTGCTGATCGATCCGCGCGCCGAGCAGCGCACCGCGCTGGTGGCAGGCGCCAGTGCCGCGTTTGCGATGGCGCTGGCCTTTGCCGTGTTTGTCGCGCTGCGGCTGCGGGCGCGGCGGCATGAGGAACAGCGCAGTGCTCGTGCCGTGCTGCGCGAGGTCCAGCGCGACCTGGAAGCGCGCATTGCCCAGCGTACCGTCGAGTTGACCTCGGCCAATGCGGCACTCGCCTCCAAGGTGGAAGCGCTCGATGCCACGCAGCGCATCCTGCGCGAGACGCGCGACGCCGCTGTGCAGGCCGGCAAGCTGGCCGTGCTGGGCCAGATGGCCGCCGGCATCACGCACGAACTGAACCAGCCGCTGACGGCGCTGACCACGTTGTCCGACAACGCCAACCAACTGGCCGAGCGTGGCCGTATCGACGAAGTGCGCGGCAATCTCGCGCACATCGGCCAGCTGGCGCACCGCATGGGCCGCATCGTGTCCCACATCAAGGGGTTCGCGCGCAAGGGCGATGCGGCGCGCGCGGCGGTGCCGGTGGAGGAGGCGATCCGCCAGGCGCTGATGCTGGTGGATTCGCGCCGCCGCCAGGCCGGCGTTCCGGTGGCGGTGGGACGGGTGCCGCCTGGCGTGGCGGTGTGGGCCAACGCGGTGCGGCTGGAGCAGGTGCTGGTCAACTTGATCCGCAACGCCATCGATGCCACCGCCGAGGTGCCGCAGCCGGAGGCCGCCGGGGTGCAGGTCACGGTAGATGTGGGCGATGCGCTGGTGCGCATCACCGTGCGCGACGCCGGTCCGGGCATTGCACCGCAGGTGCTGCCGCATCTGTTCGAGCCGTTCTTCACCACCAAGGCGGATGGCCAGGGCCTCGGCCTCGGGCTGGCGATTTCGCTGGCGATCGTCGAAGATTTCGGCGGGCGGCTGGAAGGCCGCAATGCCGATGACGGCGCGGGTGGTGCCGCGTTCGCCATCGAGCTGGAACGCGTCGTGGAGCCGCATGTCTGA
- a CDS encoding sigma-54-dependent transcriptional regulator, whose protein sequence is MSDTSFHSELSAADLAPVFLIEDDDVVRLGCEQALALADMPVQSFADAESALAALSAQTPSVVVSDVRLPGRDGLAVLREMLRHDRQIPVILVTGHGDVSMAVTAMRAGAYDFIEKPFHSERLVDVVRRALEKRRLTSENLRLREALQGRQAFPLIGQSTAMQDVRRLVAALAPTDADILVTGETGAGKEVLARAIHEGSRRRGAFVALNCAALPESVFESEMFGHEAGAFTGANRRRIGKMEYANGGTLFLDEIESMPLALQAKLLRALQERSIERLGSNASVLVDCRVVAAAKVDLKDAADHGAFRADLYYRLNVVSIALPPLRQRAEDIPLLMAHFLQQAALRYDRAAPDWAAQDMMRWQHHDWPGNVRELKNVAERFCLGLDDGLVTPEASRHSLAGRMMAVERTTIEEALRATEGNVARTADLLAVPRKTLYDKLNRHGIEPERFRTG, encoded by the coding sequence ATGTCTGACACCTCTTTCCATTCCGAACTGTCCGCAGCCGACCTCGCGCCGGTCTTCCTGATCGAAGACGACGACGTGGTGCGCCTGGGCTGCGAGCAAGCGCTCGCCTTGGCGGATATGCCAGTGCAGTCCTTCGCCGATGCCGAGAGCGCGTTGGCTGCGTTGTCCGCGCAGACGCCCTCCGTGGTGGTGAGCGACGTGCGCCTGCCCGGCCGCGATGGCCTGGCCGTACTGCGCGAGATGCTGCGGCACGATCGGCAGATACCGGTCATCCTGGTCACCGGCCACGGCGATGTGTCGATGGCCGTGACGGCCATGCGCGCCGGCGCCTACGACTTCATCGAAAAGCCGTTCCACTCCGAGCGCCTGGTCGATGTGGTGCGGCGCGCGCTGGAGAAGCGCAGGCTCACTTCAGAGAACCTGCGCCTGCGCGAGGCGCTGCAGGGCCGCCAGGCTTTTCCGCTGATCGGCCAGAGCACCGCCATGCAGGACGTGCGCCGCCTGGTGGCCGCGCTGGCGCCGACGGATGCCGACATCCTCGTCACCGGCGAGACCGGCGCGGGCAAGGAAGTGCTCGCGCGCGCCATCCACGAAGGCAGCCGGCGGCGGGGGGCGTTTGTCGCGCTCAACTGCGCGGCACTGCCGGAGTCTGTTTTCGAGAGCGAGATGTTCGGCCACGAGGCGGGCGCCTTTACCGGTGCCAACCGCCGGCGCATCGGCAAGATGGAATATGCCAACGGCGGCACGCTGTTCCTCGATGAGATCGAATCGATGCCGCTGGCGCTGCAGGCCAAGCTGCTGCGCGCGCTGCAGGAGCGCAGCATCGAGCGGCTGGGCAGCAATGCCAGCGTGCTGGTCGATTGCCGTGTGGTGGCGGCGGCCAAGGTGGACCTGAAGGACGCGGCCGATCATGGCGCATTCCGCGCGGACCTGTACTACCGGCTGAACGTGGTGTCGATCGCGCTGCCGCCGCTGCGCCAGCGCGCCGAAGACATCCCGCTGCTGATGGCGCATTTCCTGCAGCAGGCGGCGCTGCGCTATGACCGCGCGGCGCCCGACTGGGCCGCGCAGGACATGATGCGCTGGCAGCACCACGACTGGCCGGGCAACGTGCGTGAACTGAAGAATGTGGCCGAACGCTTCTGCCTGGGCCTGGACGACGGCCTGGTCACGCCCGAGGCGAGCCGACACTCGCTGGCCGGCCGCATGATGGCGGTCGAGCGCACCACCATCGAAGAAGCCCTGCGTGCCACCGAAGGCAACGTCGCCCGCACGGCCGATCTGCTGGCGGTGCCGCGCAAGACGCTGTACGACAAGCTGAACCGGCACGGCATCGAGCCGGAGCGTTTCCGCACCGGCTGA
- a CDS encoding YhfC family intramembrane metalloprotease: MTVPLSALAAHAIAAIVLACIPIGAWFWLRRRFDLAWRDIGVGAAVFAVFALVLERTLHVYLLQRNPVTAQWLRMPALFVIYGTLMAGLFEESGRWLGLRLLTRKPGDAATPVAYALGHAGIEAWLVGVASQTQMVMFGMAANRGDLDARLAASGAEAMTATIHALLAQLSPWLAAGAVAERIAAMLVQFALTLVVWHAVRQRRPVLLGLAIVLHAVADLPAALYQVHALPLVVTEGIYTVIAVLLAATCWPPQGDRRPEGSALR, translated from the coding sequence ATGACCGTCCCGCTCTCCGCGCTCGCCGCCCACGCCATCGCCGCCATCGTGCTGGCCTGCATTCCGATCGGCGCCTGGTTCTGGCTGCGCCGGCGCTTCGACCTGGCCTGGCGCGACATCGGCGTGGGCGCGGCGGTGTTCGCGGTGTTCGCGCTGGTGCTCGAACGCACGCTGCACGTCTACCTGCTGCAGCGCAATCCGGTGACCGCGCAATGGTTGCGCATGCCGGCACTGTTCGTGATCTACGGCACGCTGATGGCGGGCCTGTTCGAGGAAAGCGGACGCTGGCTCGGCCTGCGCCTGCTGACGCGCAAGCCTGGCGATGCGGCGACGCCGGTCGCCTATGCCCTCGGCCACGCGGGCATCGAAGCCTGGCTGGTGGGCGTGGCATCGCAAACGCAGATGGTGATGTTCGGCATGGCCGCCAACCGCGGCGATCTGGACGCGCGCCTGGCCGCCAGCGGCGCCGAGGCGATGACGGCCACGATCCACGCGCTGCTCGCCCAGCTCTCGCCGTGGCTGGCCGCGGGCGCGGTGGCCGAGCGCATCGCCGCGATGCTGGTGCAGTTCGCGCTGACGCTGGTGGTATGGCATGCGGTGCGGCAACGGCGCCCCGTGCTGCTCGGGCTGGCGATCGTGCTGCACGCAGTGGCCGACCTGCCCGCCGCGCTGTACCAGGTGCATGCGTTGCCGCTGGTGGTGACGGAAGGCATCTATACCGTGATCGCCGTGCTGCTGGCGGCCACCTGCTGGCCGCCGCAAGGCGACCGCAGGCCCGAAGGATCGGCGCTGCGCTAA
- a CDS encoding surface-adhesin E family protein, giving the protein MTVVKRSVWQWILVCSAGLGTAWVSAPASAARWHEYLATTSVSASIDRASLRSDRAGHKVFLARTVLKRGERRGHGGRYRPGTVILSRQEIDCRRQRIRLVDYVVRGPDGTALDSDTAAGAHWMRIRPGTLAARSAGYVCARR; this is encoded by the coding sequence GTGACCGTCGTGAAACGCAGCGTGTGGCAGTGGATCTTGGTGTGCAGTGCCGGTCTCGGCACCGCTTGGGTATCGGCACCCGCCAGCGCGGCGCGCTGGCATGAGTACCTGGCGACCACCTCGGTGTCGGCTTCCATCGACCGCGCCTCGCTGCGTTCGGATCGCGCCGGCCATAAGGTCTTCCTGGCGCGGACGGTGCTCAAGCGCGGCGAGCGCCGCGGCCATGGCGGCCGCTATCGCCCGGGCACGGTGATCCTGTCGCGCCAGGAGATCGACTGCCGCCGCCAGCGCATCCGCCTGGTCGACTACGTGGTGCGCGGCCCGGACGGCACCGCGCTCGATTCCGACACCGCCGCCGGCGCGCACTGGATGCGCATCCGGCCCGGCACGCTGGCGGCCCGCTCCGCCGGTTACGTGTGTGCGCGCCGCTAG